In Hyperolius riggenbachi isolate aHypRig1 chromosome 10, aHypRig1.pri, whole genome shotgun sequence, a genomic segment contains:
- the NDUFB8 gene encoding NADH dehydrogenase [ubiquinone] 1 beta subcomplex subunit 8, mitochondrial codes for MASLRARLLARVARSAPVASITRVGVGVGAVLPYTSVRTASHVPRHLLPGPYPKTEAERIAAAKKYNLPLEDYKPYPDDGMGYGDYPMLPDKSQEERDPWYSWDHSDFRRNWGETIHWDFDKFIRTRMDTTPTPAPFDWMLKVYIGFFVTMGVLFYLGYAYPSYQPIAPKQYPYNNLYLERGGDPKKAPPEVKNYEIKPITSD; via the exons ATGGCGTCGCTTAGAGCCAGGTTACTGGCAAGGGTGGCCCGCTCGGCTCCCGTGGCCTCGATTACGCGGgttggagttggagttggtgcGGTGTTGCCATACACCAGCGTGAGGACAG CTTCTCACGTTCCACGGCACCTTTTGCCTGGGCCTTATCCAAAAACTGAGGCAgagcgaatagctgcagctaagaaatacaacttACCATTAGAGGACTATAAACCATACCCAGATGACGGAATGGG GTATGGAGATTATCCAATGCTTCCTGACAAATCACAAGAAGAAAGAGATCCATGGTACAGTTGGGACCATTCTGACTTTAGAAGAAATTGGGGAGAAACG ATTCACTGGGATTTTGATAAGTTCATCCGCACTCGAATGGACACAACACCAACCCCTGCACCTTTCGACTGGATGCTTAAAGTGTATATTGGATTCTTTGTCACTATGGGTGTCCTGTTCTATCTTGGATATGCATATCCATCATATCAAcctatt GCCCCCAAACAGTATCCTTACAACAACCTGTACCTGGAACGTGGTGGAGATCCTAAGAAGGCCCCCCCTGAAGTCAAAAACTACGAGATCAAACCAATCACCAGTGATTAA